A region from the Pseudomonas sp. KU26590 genome encodes:
- a CDS encoding efflux RND transporter periplasmic adaptor subunit — MSTKILAKFLVTAAVLLSLIILVLLGGCSGGEPAPQAVIPKVSVISIKPQSQVLTTELAGRTQAFMVAQIRPQVGGIVQRRLFVEGADVKVGQALYQLDAASYTAALAQAQASLAKYRATLNSAQATARRNAGLVKINAISQQDNEDAQATLLTAAADVKVAEAEVQTARINLAYTRITSPVSGRIETSTVTPGALVVANQDSALTTVQQLDPIYVDVTQSTTELLRLKRDLASGALQSSGEGEARISLKLDDGSTYNHEGRLKVSGVSVNEGTGTVTLRAEFANPDHLLLSGMYVRGVLEQARNDQAILVPQKAVNRSASGVTTALLVVDGKVEQRELTIDRAVGNQWWVTVGLKAGDQLIVEGGQKVRAGAAVQVQDASDQAATPSTPVKEG; from the coding sequence ATGTCGACGAAAATACTCGCCAAATTCCTGGTAACCGCCGCGGTTCTCCTGTCCCTGATCATTCTGGTTCTGCTGGGCGGCTGCTCTGGCGGCGAGCCTGCACCGCAAGCGGTGATCCCGAAAGTCTCGGTCATCAGCATCAAACCCCAGAGCCAGGTGCTGACCACTGAGCTGGCGGGGCGCACCCAGGCGTTCATGGTGGCGCAGATTCGTCCGCAGGTCGGTGGCATCGTCCAGCGGCGTCTGTTTGTCGAGGGTGCGGATGTCAAGGTCGGGCAAGCGCTGTACCAACTGGATGCGGCGTCTTATACCGCCGCTCTGGCGCAGGCTCAGGCAAGTCTGGCCAAGTACCGCGCCACGCTCAATTCAGCGCAGGCCACGGCCAGGCGCAACGCCGGGCTGGTGAAAATCAATGCCATCAGCCAGCAAGACAATGAAGACGCTCAGGCGACCTTGTTGACGGCCGCCGCCGACGTAAAAGTCGCCGAGGCCGAAGTCCAGACCGCCCGGATCAATCTGGCTTACACCCGTATCACCTCGCCGGTCAGCGGACGGATTGAAACCTCCACCGTGACCCCGGGGGCGTTGGTGGTGGCCAATCAGGACAGCGCGTTGACGACGGTGCAGCAACTCGATCCGATCTATGTGGACGTTACCCAGTCGACCACCGAACTGCTGCGGCTCAAGCGTGACCTGGCCAGCGGCGCCTTGCAGTCCAGCGGCGAGGGCGAGGCACGCATCAGCCTGAAACTCGACGATGGCAGCACCTACAACCACGAGGGACGGCTCAAGGTCAGCGGCGTGAGTGTCAACGAGGGCACGGGCACCGTCACGCTACGCGCTGAGTTCGCCAACCCGGATCATCTGCTGTTGTCGGGCATGTATGTCCGCGGGGTGCTGGAGCAGGCGCGCAATGACCAGGCCATTCTGGTGCCGCAAAAGGCCGTGAACCGCAGCGCCAGCGGCGTGACCACGGCGTTGTTGGTGGTCGACGGCAAGGTGGAACAACGTGAACTGACCATCGACCGCGCCGTGGGTAATCAGTGGTGGGTCACGGTTGGCCTGAAGGCGGGTGATCAGTTGATTGTCGAGGGCGGACAAAAAGTCCGTGCCGGGGCCGCCGTCCAGGTGCAGGACGCGAGTGATCAGGCCGCCACACCGTCCACCCCCGTGAAGGAGGGTTGA
- a CDS encoding efflux RND transporter permease subunit, translated as MAHFFIDRPIFAWVIAIVIMLGGGLSISQLPLEQYPDIAPPTVKISATYTGASAKTVEDSVTQVIEQQMKGLDNLTYMSATSSSAGSASISLTFTAGTDPDVAQMQVQNKLQQAESRLPQTVQSEGLTVTKGGSDFLMIVALASDDPSVTGTQIGDYISTTLLDSISRIDGVGDVQTLGSGYAMRIWLDPALLEKYALMPSDVSSALEAQNTEVSAGQLGALPAVKGQQLNATISARSKLQTVEEFRNVVVKSDSDVAVVLLGDVATLELGSESYDISTALNGKPAAAMGVQLAAGANALNVGEAVKAKLQEMEPFYPSEMQLKNVIAYDTTPFVSLSIEEVVKALGEAIVLVVLIMFLFLQNLRATLIPAITVPVVLLGTFGVLSLFGYSINTLTMFAMVLAIGLLVDDAIVVVENVERLMGEGLSPMAATRQSMSEISSALVGITLVLSAVFIPMAFFGGSTGIIYRQFSVTIVSAMVLSVLVAMTLTPALCASLLKAHNDKTPGAQRGFFGWFNRTFERASAGYERWVGVVLRRWGRSLLLYGLVLVVMAVGYMNLATSFLPDEDQGILLAQIQLPVGATDGRTQSVIKQFEDYILKQPEVESMISISGLGMGGNSQNTARAFIRLKDWAERGSSGQDAASIAQRATLALSSIGDADAFVMQPPTVRGLGQSSGFDLQLKDLGGLGHDALVAAREKLLELARKDPRLQGVRSNGLDDAPQLKISIDDRKAGALSLSTSDINATLSTALGGTYVNDFLNQGRVKKVYVQGQASSRMQAADLDHWFVRNSNGDMVPFSSFASSAWSYGSPLLERYNGNASLEIVGDPAPGVSSGDAMNAVQAIVGQLPQGIGYEWTGQSYQLRLSGSQAPLLYAISVLFVFLCLAALYESWSVPFSVILVVPLGVIGAVLATRVAGLSNDVYFQVGLLTTVGLAAKNAILIVEFAKHLQEQGNSVIDATLIAVRQRLRPILMTSLAFMFGVLPLALSTGAGSAGRQAIGTGVLGGMFSATVLGIFFVPLFFLLIRRRFGRVRNANQSAPTGDA; from the coding sequence GTGGCGCACTTTTTCATTGATCGACCGATTTTCGCCTGGGTCATCGCCATCGTGATCATGCTCGGCGGCGGCCTGTCCATCAGCCAGTTGCCCCTTGAGCAATACCCGGACATCGCGCCGCCCACCGTGAAGATTTCCGCCACGTACACCGGGGCCTCGGCCAAGACCGTGGAAGACTCGGTGACCCAGGTCATCGAGCAGCAAATGAAGGGTCTGGATAACCTGACCTACATGTCGGCCACCAGCAGTTCGGCCGGCAGCGCCAGCATCAGTTTGACCTTTACCGCAGGCACTGACCCTGATGTCGCCCAGATGCAGGTGCAGAACAAGCTGCAACAAGCCGAATCGCGACTACCGCAAACGGTACAAAGCGAGGGGCTGACCGTGACCAAGGGCGGCTCGGACTTTTTGATGATTGTCGCCCTGGCGTCGGACGATCCCAGTGTCACCGGCACCCAGATCGGTGACTACATCTCCACCACCTTGCTGGACTCGATCAGCCGAATAGACGGTGTCGGCGATGTGCAGACGTTGGGGTCGGGCTACGCCATGCGCATCTGGCTGGACCCCGCGCTGCTGGAAAAGTACGCCTTGATGCCTTCGGACGTCAGCAGTGCCCTGGAGGCGCAGAACACCGAAGTCTCCGCCGGCCAGCTCGGTGCCTTGCCGGCCGTCAAGGGGCAGCAGTTGAACGCCACTATCAGCGCCCGCAGCAAACTGCAAACCGTTGAAGAGTTTCGCAATGTGGTGGTCAAGTCCGACAGTGATGTAGCTGTGGTCCTGCTGGGCGACGTCGCGACCCTGGAGTTGGGCAGTGAAAGCTACGACATCAGTACGGCGCTCAACGGCAAGCCCGCTGCGGCCATGGGCGTGCAACTGGCGGCAGGCGCCAATGCGCTGAACGTCGGCGAGGCGGTCAAGGCCAAGCTCCAGGAGATGGAGCCGTTCTACCCGTCAGAAATGCAGCTCAAGAACGTCATTGCCTACGACACCACGCCGTTTGTGAGCCTGTCCATCGAGGAGGTGGTCAAGGCCCTGGGCGAGGCGATCGTGCTGGTGGTGTTGATCATGTTTCTGTTCCTGCAGAACCTGCGCGCAACGCTGATCCCGGCAATTACCGTGCCAGTGGTGCTGTTGGGCACGTTCGGCGTGTTGTCGCTGTTCGGCTACTCGATCAACACCCTGACCATGTTCGCCATGGTCCTGGCGATCGGCTTGCTGGTCGATGACGCCATCGTGGTGGTGGAAAACGTCGAGCGGTTGATGGGCGAGGGGCTGTCGCCCATGGCTGCCACGCGACAATCGATGAGTGAAATCAGCAGTGCACTGGTCGGCATCACCCTGGTGCTGAGTGCGGTGTTTATTCCGATGGCGTTTTTTGGCGGCTCCACCGGGATTATCTATCGGCAGTTTTCCGTGACCATTGTCTCGGCCATGGTCCTCTCGGTGTTGGTGGCCATGACCCTGACACCCGCGCTGTGTGCTTCGTTGCTCAAAGCGCATAACGACAAGACGCCGGGTGCTCAGCGCGGGTTCTTCGGCTGGTTCAACCGCACCTTTGAACGGGCCAGCGCCGGTTATGAACGGTGGGTGGGTGTGGTGTTGCGGCGCTGGGGACGGAGCCTGCTGCTTTATGGGCTGGTGCTGGTGGTCATGGCGGTGGGCTACATGAATCTGGCCACCTCGTTTCTGCCTGACGAAGACCAGGGGATTCTGCTGGCACAGATCCAGTTGCCGGTAGGCGCGACGGACGGCCGTACGCAAAGCGTGATCAAGCAGTTCGAGGACTACATTCTCAAACAGCCCGAAGTCGAATCGATGATCAGCATCAGCGGGCTGGGCATGGGCGGTAACAGCCAGAATACCGCGCGGGCCTTTATCCGCCTCAAGGACTGGGCCGAGCGTGGCAGCTCCGGCCAGGATGCGGCCTCGATTGCCCAGCGGGCGACCCTGGCGCTGTCCAGCATCGGTGATGCCGACGCGTTCGTCATGCAGCCTCCCACGGTGCGCGGCCTGGGCCAGAGCTCGGGCTTCGACCTTCAACTCAAGGACCTCGGTGGCCTGGGCCATGATGCGCTAGTGGCGGCTCGCGAAAAGTTGCTTGAGCTGGCCAGAAAAGACCCACGCTTGCAGGGGGTTCGCAGTAATGGCCTGGACGATGCGCCGCAGCTAAAGATCAGCATTGACGACCGCAAGGCCGGCGCCCTGAGCCTGAGCACCAGCGACATCAACGCCACCCTGTCGACGGCGTTGGGCGGTACGTACGTGAACGACTTTCTCAATCAGGGCCGGGTGAAGAAAGTCTATGTGCAGGGGCAAGCCTCCTCGCGCATGCAGGCGGCGGACCTTGATCATTGGTTTGTGCGCAACAGCAACGGTGACATGGTGCCGTTCTCGTCCTTTGCCAGCAGCGCGTGGAGTTATGGCTCGCCGTTACTGGAGCGCTACAACGGTAATGCGTCCCTGGAAATCGTCGGCGATCCCGCGCCAGGCGTCAGTTCCGGGGACGCGATGAACGCGGTTCAAGCCATCGTCGGGCAATTGCCCCAGGGCATCGGCTACGAGTGGACAGGGCAGTCCTATCAGCTACGGCTGTCCGGGTCTCAGGCACCGCTGCTCTACGCGATCTCGGTGTTGTTTGTGTTCCTGTGCCTGGCCGCACTCTACGAGAGTTGGTCGGTGCCGTTCTCGGTGATTCTGGTGGTGCCCCTGGGGGTGATCGGTGCAGTGCTCGCGACCCGTGTCGCCGGGTTGAGCAACGACGTGTACTTCCAGGTCGGGCTATTGACCACCGTGGGGCTGGCCGCGAAAAACGCGATCCTCATCGTTGAGTTCGCCAAACACCTGCAAGAGCAGGGCAACAGCGTGATTGACGCGACGCTGATCGCGGTGCGCCAACGCCTGCGGCCGATCCTGATGACGTCCCTGGCGTTCATGTTCGGCGTGTTGCCACTGGCCTTGAGTACCGGCGCAGGCTCGGCCGGGCGTCAGGCCATCGGTACTGGCGTGCTGGGCGGCATGTTCAGCGCCACGGTGCTGGGGATCTTCTTCGTACCGCTGTTCTTCTTGCTGATCCGCCGCCGCTTTGGCCGCGTACGCAACGCTAACCAATCTGCCCCGACAGGTGATGCATGA
- the baeS gene encoding sensor histidine kinase efflux regulator BaeS: MKLSISTKLFIAVLAGALLVILSMGLATGWSFGRGFLGYLNEQALDRMAPVLPRLESAYAREGNWEFLRNQPDRWFDIMRPELGEDPAKNDLRTPLASDLTGALFRIALLDKHKKRVNGYPDIGNDALLRPIVVADETVGWLAVTPFQSVTEAGGERFQQYQLRTSLVMGAFSLLLAMLIAWWIARTLLEPVKRVAAATHRLASGDYSGRVVVASNDEVGQLARDFNQLAYTLERNEQMRREFMADVSHELRTPLSVLRGELEAIEDGVRTLNQESMKSLQGEVSMLSKLVDDLYELSLADVGALTYRKKPCALDQLLQDSVSMFQERLNARHLRVELDLPSQPLELSADANRLQQLFCNLLENTVRYTDPNGLIHIRAVLDRDNVCIEFLNSGPGVSDEQLPRLFERFYRGESSRARASGGAGLGLAICHSIALAHGGSLSAAHSPLGGLWLTLHLPRNI, from the coding sequence ATGAAGTTGAGTATTTCCACCAAGCTGTTTATTGCGGTACTGGCCGGCGCGCTGCTGGTCATCCTGAGCATGGGCCTGGCGACGGGCTGGAGTTTTGGCCGGGGCTTTCTGGGCTATCTCAATGAGCAGGCGCTGGACCGCATGGCGCCGGTGTTACCGCGTCTGGAAAGTGCCTACGCGCGTGAGGGAAACTGGGAGTTCCTGCGCAACCAGCCGGACCGCTGGTTTGACATCATGCGGCCTGAACTCGGCGAGGATCCGGCGAAGAACGACTTGCGCACACCCCTGGCCTCGGACCTGACGGGGGCCTTGTTTCGCATCGCGTTGCTGGATAAACACAAAAAACGCGTGAACGGCTACCCGGACATCGGCAACGACGCCCTGTTACGCCCGATCGTGGTAGCGGATGAAACCGTCGGCTGGCTGGCTGTTACCCCGTTCCAGAGCGTGACGGAAGCGGGCGGCGAACGGTTCCAGCAATACCAGTTGCGCACCAGCCTGGTCATGGGGGCCTTTTCGCTGCTGCTGGCGATGCTGATTGCCTGGTGGATCGCCCGCACACTGCTGGAGCCGGTCAAACGGGTGGCCGCCGCAACCCATCGCCTGGCCAGCGGCGACTACAGTGGTCGGGTGGTGGTGGCCTCCAATGACGAAGTGGGTCAACTGGCCCGTGATTTCAATCAGCTCGCCTACACCCTGGAACGCAATGAGCAGATGCGTCGCGAGTTCATGGCGGATGTGTCCCACGAGTTGCGCACCCCGTTGTCAGTATTGCGCGGTGAGCTGGAGGCCATCGAAGATGGCGTACGCACCCTCAACCAAGAGTCGATGAAGTCATTGCAAGGTGAGGTCAGCATGCTCAGCAAACTGGTGGATGACTTGTATGAGCTGTCCCTGGCGGATGTCGGCGCACTGACCTACCGAAAAAAGCCCTGCGCACTCGATCAACTGTTGCAGGACAGCGTGTCGATGTTCCAGGAGCGCTTGAACGCCCGGCACCTGCGCGTTGAACTGGACCTGCCGTCCCAGCCCCTGGAACTGTCGGCCGATGCCAATCGCCTGCAGCAATTGTTTTGCAACCTGCTGGAAAACACCGTGCGCTACACCGACCCGAACGGGCTGATCCACATCCGGGCGGTCCTTGATCGCGACAACGTCTGCATCGAATTCCTGAACTCCGGCCCTGGGGTGTCAGACGAGCAGCTGCCGCGCCTGTTCGAACGTTTCTATCGCGGCGAATCGTCGCGCGCCCGTGCCAGTGGCGGGGCCGGCCTGGGCCTGGCGATCTGTCACAGCATCGCCCTCGCCCATGGCGGCAGCCTCAGCGCCGCTCATTCGCCTCTCGGTGGGCTTTGGCTGACGCTGCATCTGCCACGGAATATCTGA